From Streptomyces yatensis, one genomic window encodes:
- a CDS encoding alpha-mannosidase gives MHDDRKLVEARLERVLNERVRPAVHPATTPLTVEIWSTADEPVPVAEGLVAPTRPIVTGAPWGAPWGTSWFEVTGEVPAEWAGRTVEAVLDLGFTPRTPGFQCEGLVHEPDGTPVKGLHPRNNYVRVGAPAAGGERIHWRIEAASNPDLEADGVPFRPTLLGDRATAGDAPQYVLGDMVLAVFDETVWNLVMDLEVLGELMAELPVDGARRWELLRAVSRALDAIDLGDVNGTAQAARDELAEVLAAPASPAAHRISAVGHAHIDSAWLWPLRETVRKVARTTANMTRLLEDEPDFVFAMSQAQQFAWIKEHRPEVYARVKKAVADGRFVPAGGMWVESDTNMPGSEAMARQFVHGKRFFLEEFGIENDEAWLPDTFGFAAGLPQIIKAAGSDRLLTQKISWSRTNSFPHHTFHWEGIDGTRIFTHFPPVDSYNCEMTGAQLAHAARNFKEKGVARRSLAPVGYGDGGGGTTREMVAKAARLRSLEGAPRVQWESPADFFEKAEAEYPDPPVWVGELYLELHRATLTSQAQTKRGNRRSESLLTEAELWAATAAVRAGVRYPYEELDRIWKTVLLHQFHDILPGSSIAWVHREARETYARVAEELEGIIEGAQRALAGAGTGELVFNSAPHARRGVPAGGASAAADEGGVAPVPRDGGGYLLDNGLLRVEIDARGLVVSAYDHAADREAIAPGQAANLLQLHPDFPNQWDAWDVDAFYRNTGSDLTDVAVLGVEGTSVRIVRAFGESRVSQLLSVPKDTKRLDIDTEVDWHETERFLKLAFPLDVKADRYASETQYGHVHRPTHQNTSWEWAKFEACNHRFVQVDEPGWGVAIVNDATYGHDVTRAVRTGADAGTTTTVRASLLRAPRYPDPETDQGVHRFHHALVPGATVGDAVREGYRANLPERRVTGGAAGVAPLVGVDNDAVVVSAVKLADDRSGDLVVRLYEAGGARARATVRVDGFAAGHAVLTDLLERPLPGAERPVVADGGVALALRPFQMVTLRLPRA, from the coding sequence ATGCACGACGACCGGAAGCTGGTCGAAGCCCGCCTGGAACGCGTCCTCAACGAGCGCGTCCGTCCCGCCGTCCACCCCGCCACCACACCCCTGACCGTGGAGATCTGGTCCACGGCGGACGAGCCCGTCCCGGTGGCCGAGGGGCTGGTGGCACCGACCCGCCCGATCGTCACCGGCGCCCCCTGGGGCGCGCCGTGGGGGACCAGCTGGTTCGAGGTGACCGGCGAGGTGCCGGCCGAGTGGGCCGGAAGGACGGTCGAGGCCGTGCTCGACCTCGGCTTCACCCCGCGTACCCCCGGCTTCCAGTGCGAGGGGCTCGTCCACGAGCCCGACGGCACCCCGGTCAAGGGCCTCCATCCGCGCAACAACTACGTCCGCGTCGGCGCCCCGGCCGCCGGCGGCGAGCGGATCCACTGGCGCATCGAGGCCGCCTCCAACCCCGACCTCGAGGCGGACGGCGTGCCCTTCCGGCCGACCCTGCTCGGCGACAGGGCGACCGCGGGCGACGCGCCCCAGTACGTCCTCGGCGACATGGTGCTGGCCGTCTTCGACGAGACGGTGTGGAACCTGGTCATGGACCTGGAGGTGCTCGGCGAGCTGATGGCCGAGCTGCCCGTCGACGGCGCCCGCCGCTGGGAGCTCCTGCGCGCCGTCAGCCGTGCGCTGGACGCCATCGACCTGGGGGACGTGAACGGCACCGCCCAGGCCGCGCGGGACGAGCTCGCCGAGGTGCTGGCCGCGCCCGCGAGCCCCGCGGCGCACCGCATCAGCGCCGTCGGCCACGCCCACATCGACTCCGCCTGGCTGTGGCCGCTGCGCGAGACGGTCCGCAAGGTCGCCCGTACCACCGCGAACATGACCAGGCTCCTCGAGGACGAGCCGGACTTCGTCTTCGCCATGTCGCAGGCCCAGCAGTTCGCCTGGATCAAGGAGCACCGCCCCGAGGTCTACGCCAGGGTCAAGAAGGCGGTCGCGGACGGCCGCTTCGTGCCGGCGGGGGGCATGTGGGTCGAGTCCGACACCAACATGCCCGGCTCCGAGGCGATGGCCCGGCAGTTCGTCCACGGCAAGCGCTTCTTCCTCGAGGAGTTCGGCATCGAGAACGACGAGGCCTGGCTCCCCGACACCTTCGGCTTCGCGGCCGGCCTGCCGCAGATCATCAAGGCCGCCGGATCCGACCGCCTCCTCACGCAGAAGATCTCCTGGAGCAGGACCAACTCCTTCCCGCACCACACCTTCCACTGGGAGGGCATCGACGGCACCCGGATCTTCACCCACTTCCCGCCGGTCGACTCGTACAACTGCGAGATGACCGGCGCCCAGCTCGCCCACGCCGCCCGCAACTTCAAGGAGAAGGGCGTCGCCAGGCGGTCCCTCGCCCCGGTCGGCTACGGCGACGGCGGCGGGGGCACCACCCGCGAGATGGTCGCGAAGGCGGCGCGGCTGCGCAGCTTGGAGGGTGCGCCGAGGGTCCAGTGGGAATCTCCCGCCGACTTCTTCGAGAAGGCCGAGGCCGAATACCCCGACCCGCCCGTGTGGGTGGGCGAGCTCTACCTGGAGCTGCACCGCGCCACCCTCACCAGCCAGGCGCAGACCAAGCGCGGCAACCGGCGCAGCGAGTCCCTGCTGACGGAGGCCGAGCTGTGGGCGGCCACGGCGGCCGTACGGGCGGGAGTTCGGTATCCGTACGAAGAGCTCGACCGGATCTGGAAGACGGTGCTGCTGCACCAGTTCCACGACATCCTGCCGGGCTCCTCGATCGCCTGGGTGCACCGGGAGGCGCGGGAGACGTACGCACGGGTGGCGGAGGAGCTGGAGGGCATCATCGAGGGTGCGCAGCGCGCGCTCGCCGGCGCGGGCACCGGCGAGCTGGTCTTCAACTCGGCGCCGCACGCACGGCGCGGTGTCCCGGCCGGGGGCGCGTCGGCCGCGGCTGACGAGGGCGGTGTCGCCCCGGTCCCGCGCGACGGCGGCGGTTACCTCCTCGACAACGGCCTTCTGCGCGTCGAGATCGACGCCCGCGGCCTGGTCGTCTCCGCATACGATCACGCCGCCGACCGGGAGGCGATCGCCCCCGGGCAGGCGGCCAACCTGCTCCAGCTGCACCCCGACTTCCCCAACCAGTGGGACGCCTGGGACGTCGACGCCTTCTACCGCAACACCGGCAGCGACCTCACCGACGTGGCCGTTCTGGGTGTCGAGGGCACCTCGGTGCGTATCGTGCGCGCCTTCGGCGAATCCCGCGTCAGCCAGCTCCTGTCCGTACCGAAGGACACCAAGCGGCTGGACATCGACACCGAGGTCGACTGGCACGAGACCGAGCGCTTCCTGAAGCTCGCCTTCCCGCTGGACGTGAAGGCCGACCGGTACGCCTCGGAGACGCAGTACGGACACGTCCACCGGCCCACCCACCAGAACACCAGCTGGGAGTGGGCGAAGTTCGAGGCCTGCAACCACCGCTTCGTGCAGGTCGACGAGCCGGGCTGGGGCGTGGCGATCGTCAACGACGCCACGTACGGCCACGATGTGACCCGCGCGGTACGGACCGGTGCCGACGCGGGGACCACCACCACGGTGCGGGCGTCGCTGCTGCGCGCGCCCCGCTACCCGGATCCGGAGACGGACCAGGGCGTACACCGCTTCCACCACGCGCTGGTCCCCGGCGCCACGGTCGGCGACGCGGTACGCGAGGGCTACCGCGCCAACCTGCCGGAGCGCCGCGTCACCGGCGGTGCCGCCGGGGTGGCGCCCCTGGTCGGGGTCGACAACGACGCCGTCGTGGTGAGCGCGGTCAAGCTCGCCGACGACCGCAGCGGCGACCTGGTGGTGCGCCTCTACGAGGCCGGCGGCGCCCGCGCCCGCGCCACCGTCCGCGTCGACGGCTTCGCCGCCGGCCACGCGGTCCTCACGGACCTGCTGGAACGCCCGCTCCCCGGCGCCGAACGGCCGGTCGTGGCCGACGGTGGCGTGGCGCTCGCGCTGCGGCCGTTCCAGATGGTGACCCTGCGGCTGCCCCGCGCCTGA
- a CDS encoding ThuA domain-containing protein: MTTDTRRALVVRGGWDGHHPVTISDSFVPYLKDHGFTVETAEDLAVYDDPERLTTTDLIVQCWTMGSITREQSANLAAAVRAGTGLAGWHGGIVDCFHDHGYHLLTGGTFVMHPPGYLDHGYEIAPERADHPIVAGLDDFTLHSEQYWVLTDPHIDVLATTSFPPDEFHDRPAVMPAVWTRTWGRGRVFVSTIGHKPDDFEVPEVRTLTERGLLWASR, translated from the coding sequence TTGACCACCGACACCCGGCGGGCGCTGGTCGTCCGCGGCGGCTGGGACGGGCATCACCCCGTGACGATCAGCGACAGCTTCGTTCCGTACCTCAAGGATCACGGCTTCACCGTCGAGACCGCCGAGGACCTCGCGGTGTACGACGACCCGGAGCGCCTCACCACCACCGACCTGATCGTCCAGTGCTGGACCATGGGCAGCATCACCCGCGAGCAGAGCGCCAACCTCGCCGCCGCGGTCCGCGCCGGCACCGGTCTGGCCGGCTGGCACGGCGGCATCGTCGACTGCTTTCACGACCACGGCTACCACCTGCTCACCGGCGGCACGTTCGTGATGCACCCGCCCGGCTACCTCGACCACGGCTACGAGATCGCGCCCGAGCGCGCCGACCACCCCATCGTCGCCGGGCTCGACGACTTCACCCTCCACTCCGAGCAGTACTGGGTGCTCACCGACCCGCACATCGACGTGCTGGCCACCACCTCCTTCCCGCCGGACGAGTTCCACGACCGGCCCGCGGTGATGCCCGCGGTGTGGACCAGGACCTGGGGCCGGGGCCGGGTCTTCGTATCGACCATCGGACACAAGCCCGACGACTTCGAGGTGCCGGAGGTCCGGACGCTGACCGAGAGGGGACTGCTGTGGGCGAGCCGCTGA
- a CDS encoding SGNH/GDSL hydrolase family protein, with amino-acid sequence MSRRAALLGGAFVAADLVLRSTPASADTPGESNGGVRVMPLGDSITDGFTPYPGGYRVGLWQRLAAGGYTVDFVGSQSNGPTELGDHDHEGHSGWRIDQLDADINTWLRQSDPRTVLLLIGTNDLNQNHDIAKAPARLSLLIDHIRAAKPRCELFVATVPPQSNATLESRVRAYNAAIPQIVASKGPHTHLVKIYDAMTTADLADGIHPTRAGYGKMAAVWYGALRAVPGSLVPLPPSSSHTQRQARS; translated from the coding sequence ATGTCCAGACGCGCGGCCCTTCTCGGCGGCGCCTTCGTGGCCGCCGATCTCGTACTGCGATCGACCCCAGCGTCGGCGGACACCCCAGGAGAGTCCAACGGCGGTGTGCGCGTCATGCCGCTCGGCGATTCCATCACCGACGGATTCACCCCCTACCCCGGCGGGTACCGCGTCGGTCTCTGGCAGCGTCTGGCAGCCGGCGGCTACACCGTGGACTTCGTCGGCTCCCAGTCCAACGGCCCCACCGAGCTCGGCGATCACGACCATGAGGGCCACTCCGGCTGGCGCATCGACCAACTGGACGCCGACATCAACACCTGGCTCCGGCAGAGCGACCCCCGCACGGTCCTGTTACTCATCGGCACCAACGACCTCAACCAGAACCATGACATCGCCAAAGCGCCCGCACGCCTGTCGCTGCTGATCGACCACATCCGGGCCGCCAAACCGAGGTGCGAGCTGTTCGTCGCGACCGTTCCGCCGCAGTCCAACGCCACCCTCGAGAGCAGGGTCAGGGCATACAACGCGGCGATTCCCCAGATCGTGGCCTCGAAGGGGCCGCACACGCATCTGGTGAAGATCTACGACGCGATGACCACCGCGGATCTCGCCGACGGCATTCACCCGACCCGGGCCGGCTACGGGAAGATGGCCGCCGTCTGGTACGGGGCGCTGCGCGCGGTTCCCGGCTCGCTTGTGCCGCTTCCTCCGAGCTCGTCTCACACACAGCGCCAGGCAAGGAGCTGA
- a CDS encoding SGNH/GDSL hydrolase family protein, whose protein sequence is MPLGDSITDGHHAYPGGYRVALGQRLAADGHAVDFVGSLANGPVELGSRHHEGHSGWRIGQVDAHVRAWLRHSVPHTVLLLIGTNDMNEHHDAVRAPTRLARLIDHIQEARPACEVFVATVPPQSDPIRERRVTAYNAALPEVVAAKGQRVHLVRMYDALTTADLADGMHPNQAGHEKMARVWHGALRSVPAALMPAVSSPATCRAPRPPTLGGPDGVLGGR, encoded by the coding sequence ATGCCCCTGGGTGATTCCATCACCGATGGGCACCACGCCTACCCCGGTGGCTACCGCGTCGCACTCGGGCAGCGGCTGGCCGCGGACGGCCATGCCGTCGACTTCGTCGGCTCCCTCGCCAACGGCCCGGTCGAACTGGGCAGCCGCCACCACGAAGGACACTCCGGCTGGCGCATCGGCCAGGTGGACGCACACGTACGGGCATGGCTGCGGCACAGTGTCCCCCACACCGTGTTGCTGCTGATCGGCACGAACGACATGAACGAGCATCACGACGCCGTGCGGGCCCCGACGCGCCTGGCCCGGCTGATCGACCACATCCAGGAGGCCCGGCCGGCCTGTGAGGTGTTCGTCGCCACGGTTCCGCCGCAGTCCGATCCCATACGGGAGCGGCGAGTCACGGCCTACAACGCGGCCCTTCCCGAGGTGGTCGCCGCCAAGGGGCAGCGGGTGCATCTCGTGCGCATGTACGACGCGTTGACCACCGCCGACCTCGCGGACGGCATGCACCCCAACCAGGCGGGTCACGAGAAGATGGCCCGGGTATGGCACGGCGCCCTTCGTTCCGTACCCGCCGCGCTCATGCCGGCGGTGTCGAGCCCGGCCACATGCCGGGCGCCCCGTCCGCCGACCCTGGGCGGACCCGACGGTGTCCTCGGGGGCCGGTGA
- a CDS encoding glycoside hydrolase family 71/99-like protein, with the protein MAEHSHNRRSFLRGTGALGVAGAAAWTGIGGLTPADARTGSGSGPRPAPEHMRTYAADAVKGKVYVGYQGWFAAAGDGSPINAWTHWSKGTTPSPGNQTFELYPDISAYPAGSLFPTGYARLGNGKPATLFSSYSTAVIDQHFRWMRQYGIDGAALQRFGSDIVAVGRPRFEQRNDIQSRARDAAQKYGRGFYIEYDISGLNDTNLVATIQSDWTNTINGTLRLPDSPAYTREGGKPVVHLWGLGFTNRPGTVNSCLELVNWFKSKGAYVIGGVPRGWRTDANAKPGFGPVYAALNMVSPWNVGNATVDQKLFDDDMAELRARGQDYQPVIYPGFAWSNWKEGAPRNEIPRRAGDFMWQQAVAAARCGTKSAFIAMFDEYDEATAIAPAATDTSMIPANQYFLTLDADGTSVSSDFYLRLAGAVTKMINGSTGISPTVPIPPKV; encoded by the coding sequence ATGGCTGAACACTCCCACAACCGGCGGAGTTTCCTGCGCGGTACCGGCGCTCTCGGCGTCGCAGGGGCAGCGGCCTGGACCGGAATCGGCGGTCTCACACCCGCCGATGCGCGGACCGGAAGTGGCTCGGGCCCGCGCCCCGCACCAGAGCACATGCGGACGTATGCGGCCGACGCGGTCAAGGGAAAGGTGTACGTGGGGTACCAGGGGTGGTTCGCCGCCGCCGGCGACGGCTCTCCGATCAACGCCTGGACGCACTGGTCCAAGGGCACCACACCGTCCCCCGGCAACCAGACGTTCGAGCTCTACCCGGATATCTCGGCCTATCCCGCCGGGTCCCTCTTCCCGACGGGGTACGCCCGGCTGGGCAACGGCAAGCCCGCCACCTTGTTCAGCTCCTACTCCACCGCGGTCATCGACCAGCACTTCCGCTGGATGCGGCAGTACGGGATAGACGGCGCGGCCCTCCAGCGTTTCGGCAGTGACATCGTCGCCGTCGGCCGGCCGCGCTTCGAACAACGCAATGACATCCAGAGCAGGGCACGTGACGCGGCGCAGAAGTACGGGCGCGGCTTCTACATCGAGTACGACATCAGCGGCCTGAACGACACCAATCTGGTGGCCACGATCCAGAGCGACTGGACCAACACCATCAACGGCACGCTGCGCCTTCCCGATTCCCCGGCCTACACGCGCGAGGGCGGAAAGCCCGTCGTCCACCTGTGGGGCCTCGGCTTCACCAACCGCCCCGGCACCGTCAACAGCTGCCTTGAACTGGTCAATTGGTTCAAGAGCAAGGGCGCCTATGTCATCGGGGGCGTTCCCCGGGGCTGGCGCACCGATGCCAATGCCAAGCCCGGCTTCGGTCCCGTCTACGCCGCCCTGAACATGGTCTCTCCCTGGAACGTCGGCAACGCCACCGTGGACCAGAAGCTGTTCGACGATGACATGGCCGAGCTGAGGGCGCGCGGGCAGGACTACCAGCCCGTGATCTATCCCGGATTCGCCTGGTCCAACTGGAAGGAGGGAGCCCCGCGCAACGAGATCCCGCGCAGGGCCGGTGACTTCATGTGGCAGCAGGCCGTGGCCGCCGCCCGGTGCGGCACCAAGTCCGCCTTCATCGCCATGTTCGACGAGTACGACGAGGCCACCGCCATCGCACCGGCCGCGACGGACACGTCGATGATCCCCGCCAACCAGTACTTCCTCACCCTGGACGCCGACGGGACGAGCGTCTCCTCCGACTTCTATCTGCGCCTGGCGGGCGCCGTCACCAAGATGATCAACGGGTCGACCGGCATCAGCCCCACCGTGCCGATCCCGCCGAAGGTCTGA
- a CDS encoding calcium-binding protein — protein sequence MSTLGPRSRRVRPVGVAALLAVAASTGLFAWNAQAATSSASSPVSSAASPATVTAADGVMAYTAADGQTNKLTIKRVSETDTTLTFGVDDVVEITAGTGCTHPTATDLTYVTCTVPVPDPDHPGDQGNVVLGDGNDTVKISGGDVNVDGGAGDDTINGASVAVGGDGDDTISHTTNANGNAGNDTITDSYAAWAGDGDDTVIGDDVANEIYGGPGKDYLDGAGNDDSIDGEEGDDTIKGGAGNDYLFGGPGQDDIDGGAGDNVIDQDGSIPEGF from the coding sequence GTGTCCACCCTTGGCCCGCGTTCCCGCCGCGTCCGCCCGGTCGGCGTCGCCGCCTTACTGGCCGTCGCGGCCAGCACCGGACTCTTCGCCTGGAACGCCCAGGCCGCCACCTCGTCCGCGTCGTCACCGGTGTCCTCGGCCGCGTCGCCGGCCACCGTGACCGCCGCCGACGGAGTGATGGCCTACACGGCGGCCGACGGCCAGACCAACAAGCTCACCATCAAGCGGGTCAGCGAGACCGACACCACGCTGACCTTCGGTGTCGACGACGTCGTCGAGATCACCGCCGGCACCGGCTGCACCCACCCCACCGCCACCGATCTGACGTATGTGACCTGCACCGTGCCGGTCCCCGACCCGGACCACCCGGGCGACCAGGGCAACGTCGTACTCGGCGACGGCAATGACACCGTCAAGATCTCCGGCGGCGATGTGAACGTGGACGGCGGGGCCGGGGACGACACCATCAACGGCGCTTCCGTCGCGGTGGGCGGCGACGGCGACGACACCATCAGCCACACCACGAACGCGAACGGCAACGCCGGCAACGACACCATCACCGACTCGTACGCGGCATGGGCCGGGGACGGCGACGACACCGTCATCGGCGATGACGTGGCCAACGAGATCTACGGCGGCCCCGGCAAGGACTACCTCGACGGCGCCGGCAACGATGACTCGATCGACGGTGAAGAGGGCGACGACACCATCAAGGGCGGGGCGGGCAACGACTACCTCTTCGGCGGCCCCGGCCAGGACGACATCGACGGCGGCGCCGGCGACAACGTCATCGACCAGGACGGATCCATCCCTGAGGGGTTCTGA
- a CDS encoding Gfo/Idh/MocA family protein produces the protein MGEPLKPLRIGVVGAGKISGAYLATLTELTSVELTAVTDLDRGRAEAVAARYEGRVAVADSVTDLVAREDVDAVLNLTIPAAHADVALQALRAGKHVYGEKPLAANREEADAVLAAARESGLRVGCAPDTVLGTGTQTARKAIDDGLIGRPVAATAFMTGAGHERWHPDPEFYYRPGGGPLLDMGPYYLSALVHLLGPVAKVTGASSRPRTERTIGSGPRAGLSFPVEVDTHITGTLEHTGGALSTLIMSFDVRAARLPRIEVHGTEASLSVPDPNTFDGAVELNRGDGWETLPASAGYPDAGRGAGLADLSEALSAGRPHRASAELAAHVLDVMLTVMDAAEQGRALPIGGTCARPAPVAL, from the coding sequence GTGGGCGAGCCGCTGAAGCCACTGCGCATAGGCGTCGTGGGCGCGGGAAAGATCAGCGGCGCCTATCTCGCCACCCTGACCGAGCTGACCTCGGTGGAGCTCACCGCCGTCACCGACCTCGACCGCGGCCGCGCCGAGGCCGTCGCCGCACGGTACGAAGGCCGGGTCGCCGTGGCGGACTCGGTGACCGACCTGGTGGCGCGGGAGGACGTGGACGCCGTCCTCAACCTCACCATCCCGGCCGCCCACGCCGACGTCGCGCTGCAGGCACTACGCGCGGGCAAGCACGTCTACGGCGAGAAGCCCCTGGCGGCGAACCGCGAGGAAGCCGACGCCGTGCTCGCCGCGGCCCGCGAGTCAGGTCTGCGGGTCGGTTGCGCGCCCGACACCGTCCTGGGCACCGGCACCCAGACCGCGCGCAAGGCCATCGACGACGGCCTGATCGGCCGACCGGTCGCCGCCACGGCCTTCATGACCGGCGCGGGGCACGAGAGGTGGCACCCGGACCCGGAGTTCTACTACCGGCCCGGGGGCGGCCCGCTGCTGGACATGGGCCCGTACTACCTCTCCGCCCTGGTGCACCTGCTGGGCCCGGTGGCCAAGGTGACCGGCGCGTCCTCCCGCCCGCGCACGGAGCGCACCATCGGCAGCGGCCCGCGCGCGGGGCTCAGCTTCCCGGTGGAGGTGGACACGCACATCACCGGCACCCTGGAGCACACCGGAGGCGCCCTGTCCACGCTCATCATGAGCTTCGACGTACGCGCCGCGCGCCTGCCGCGCATCGAGGTACACGGCACCGAGGCCTCGCTGTCCGTACCCGACCCGAACACCTTCGACGGCGCCGTCGAGCTGAACCGCGGCGACGGTTGGGAGACGCTGCCGGCCTCGGCCGGCTACCCGGACGCGGGGCGCGGCGCGGGCCTGGCCGACCTGTCCGAGGCCCTGTCGGCAGGTCGCCCGCACCGCGCGTCCGCCGAACTCGCCGCCCACGTCCTGGACGTCATGCTGACGGTCATGGACGCGGCGGAGCAGGGCCGGGCCCTGCCGATCGGCGGCACCTGCGCGCGCCCCGCCCCGGTCGCCCTCTGA
- a CDS encoding alcohol dehydrogenase catalytic domain-containing protein, with protein sequence MKAIVVTDQAAGTAGMTLVERPEPAPAGNDVLVRVHASGFTPGELMWPSSWTDRLNRDRTPSIPGHELAGVVTALGYGSAPGALPTGRRHSTSGRRSSSTSRTTPWRTSGEPTWCSTLEFRCPPGGGTARVVVRPGPLCCSGP encoded by the coding sequence ATGAAAGCGATCGTGGTGACGGACCAGGCCGCGGGAACGGCTGGGATGACGCTCGTCGAGCGGCCGGAGCCGGCCCCCGCGGGAAACGACGTACTCGTTCGGGTTCATGCGTCGGGCTTCACCCCGGGTGAGCTGATGTGGCCCTCGAGCTGGACCGATCGCCTCAATCGCGACCGGACACCGTCGATTCCCGGGCATGAACTTGCCGGGGTGGTCACCGCTCTCGGCTATGGCTCGGCACCGGGCGCGCTGCCGACCGGCAGACGGCACTCGACTTCGGGGCGCAGGAGTTCGTCGACCTCGAGAACGACGCCCTGGAGGACGTCGGGGGAGCCCACCTGGTGTTCGACGTTAGAGTTCCGTTGTCCGCCCGGCGGCGGAACGGCCCGGGTCGTCGTCCGCCCCGGGCCGTTGTGTTGTTCAGGTCCCTGA
- a CDS encoding right-handed parallel beta-helix repeat-containing protein, with product MHHRRVRRLSIWVAGVALLGALIDLPGTEGHAEAAAGAGSEAEAAAEALAAAGAEGAAEAGARTPFVTVEAESGTLGGGAKVHAIKPGDPAPTKATPETEASGYAYAELDRTGQSVAVVNKTGKQANTLVVRASIPDAPQGGGIDASLNLYVDGTYRQAITISSKQAWNYRHAATNADDPNAGGAAYRFYNEFPVRVEGAPIPDGSTITLKKDAANTAAYYDVDSLDLENVGDARTRPKGSLSVVDYGADPTFGKDSTVAIQKTVDTARAQGTSVWIPKGKYLTNSFDGAAPLDFTGVTVRGAGMWYTTIYRRPPLPARQRSQILVGSGTRLSDLQIDANAIYRDVRGPGGSDYGINASGAKGWLVERIWTRHTDANWLSGTGGTIRDSRTADSYGDGFNINNSNTPSPDKRGDDITVQNNFARNTGDDSFAVYSDSGTHGDNGQLSGARVLNNTAIAPWWANGLRIAGGKDIQFRNNLVKSVSSNSTLEVGVFGDSGHPLESATVSGNVLLGGGGWNGLRHGVQIGSPSPTSNFPDAFTNVTMTDNVMRGALRAGLFITRKNVKVTLRNNTVDGPANQGIWVTSGVTGTGTFSGNTVRNLLPGQVELQNDSKDTFKITE from the coding sequence ATGCATCACCGCAGAGTCCGGCGACTCTCCATCTGGGTCGCCGGTGTCGCACTGCTCGGCGCCCTCATCGACCTCCCCGGCACCGAAGGGCACGCGGAGGCCGCGGCCGGAGCCGGCTCCGAAGCCGAGGCCGCCGCCGAGGCCTTGGCCGCCGCCGGAGCCGAGGGCGCCGCCGAGGCCGGGGCCCGTACGCCCTTTGTGACCGTCGAGGCGGAGTCCGGGACACTCGGCGGTGGCGCCAAGGTCCACGCCATCAAGCCGGGCGATCCCGCGCCCACCAAAGCCACTCCGGAGACCGAGGCATCCGGCTATGCCTATGCCGAGCTGGACCGGACCGGCCAGTCGGTGGCGGTGGTGAACAAGACCGGCAAGCAGGCCAATACGCTCGTCGTGCGCGCCTCCATCCCCGACGCGCCGCAGGGCGGCGGCATCGACGCCTCGCTGAACCTCTACGTCGACGGCACGTACCGCCAGGCGATCACGATCAGTTCCAAGCAGGCGTGGAACTACCGTCACGCCGCCACCAACGCGGACGACCCGAACGCCGGCGGGGCGGCCTACCGCTTCTACAACGAATTCCCCGTCCGGGTCGAGGGCGCCCCGATCCCCGACGGCAGCACCATCACGCTCAAGAAGGATGCCGCCAACACGGCCGCCTACTACGACGTGGACTCTCTCGACCTGGAGAACGTCGGGGACGCGCGCACCCGCCCCAAGGGCTCGCTCTCCGTGGTCGACTACGGCGCCGACCCGACGTTCGGGAAGGACTCGACGGTCGCCATCCAGAAGACCGTCGACACCGCCCGCGCACAGGGCACATCGGTCTGGATCCCGAAGGGCAAGTACCTCACCAACAGCTTCGACGGGGCCGCGCCATTGGACTTCACCGGCGTGACCGTGCGTGGCGCCGGCATGTGGTACACCACGATCTACCGCAGGCCGCCGCTGCCGGCCAGGCAGCGCTCCCAGATCCTGGTCGGCTCCGGCACCCGGCTGAGCGACCTCCAGATCGACGCCAACGCCATCTACCGTGACGTCCGCGGTCCCGGCGGCTCCGACTACGGCATCAACGCCAGCGGCGCCAAGGGCTGGCTGGTCGAACGGATCTGGACCCGGCACACGGACGCCAACTGGCTGTCCGGCACGGGCGGGACCATCCGCGACAGCCGGACCGCGGACTCGTACGGCGATGGCTTCAACATCAACAACAGCAATACGCCCAGCCCGGACAAGCGCGGCGACGACATCACGGTCCAGAACAACTTCGCCCGCAACACCGGCGACGACTCCTTCGCCGTCTACTCCGACTCCGGCACCCATGGCGACAACGGCCAGTTGAGCGGCGCCCGGGTGCTGAACAACACCGCGATCGCGCCCTGGTGGGCCAATGGCCTCCGGATCGCCGGCGGCAAGGACATCCAGTTCAGGAACAACCTGGTGAAGAGCGTGTCCTCGAACAGCACGCTGGAGGTCGGCGTGTTCGGCGACTCGGGCCACCCGCTGGAATCCGCCACGGTCAGCGGAAACGTCCTGCTCGGTGGCGGCGGCTGGAACGGCCTCCGCCACGGGGTGCAGATCGGCTCGCCGTCTCCGACGTCGAACTTCCCCGACGCGTTCACGAACGTCACGATGACGGACAACGTCATGCGGGGCGCGCTGCGCGCGGGCCTGTTCATCACCCGGAAGAACGTCAAGGTGACACTGCGGAACAACACGGTCGACGGCCCGGCGAACCAGGGCATCTGGGTCACCTCGGGAGTCACCGGGACCGGGACGTTCTCCGGCAACACGGTGCGGAACCTGCTGCCGGGGCAGGTCGAGCTCCAGAACGACTCGAAGGACACGTTCAAGATCACGGAATGA